In Procambarus clarkii isolate CNS0578487 unplaced genomic scaffold, FALCON_Pclarkii_2.0 HiC_scaffold_263, whole genome shotgun sequence, the following proteins share a genomic window:
- the LOC138361220 gene encoding zinc finger protein 543-like → MKTHQCPQCPKVFTRPSHVKTHMLVHSGDKPHECPECGKRFSRLSDTKTHMLVHSGDKPHECPVCGKRFSHRGYMKTHRMVHADERPFQCAECGKKFRLRGTIIQHMLVHSGDKPHECPVCGKGFSRPGHMKRHRMVHADERPFQCAECGKKFRERGTIIRHMLVHSGDKPHECSECGKRFSRLGDMKTHMLVHSEDKPHECPECGKRFSHRRSMKTHRMVHSDERPFQCAECGKKFRLRGIIIEHMLVHSGDKPHECPECGKRFSRVGNMKSHMLVHSGDKPYECPECGKKFSRLGHMKRHKMIHADNRLNTLSVEDN, encoded by the coding sequence atgaagactcaccagtgtccacagtgtccgaaggtattcacccgtccttcacatgtgaagactcacatgttagtgcattcaggtgataaacctcacgagtgtcctgagtgtgggaagagattcagtcgtcttagtgatacgaagactcacatgttagtacattcaggtgacaaaccacatgaatgtccagtgtgtgggaagagattcagccatcgtggatatatgaagactcacaggatggtgcatgcggatgagagaccttttcaatgtgccgagtgtggcaaaaaatttagattacgtggaactataatacagcacatgttagtgcattcaggtgacaaaccacatgaaTGTCCAGTGTGTGGGAAAGGATTCAGTCGTCCTGGACATATGAAgcgtcacaggatggtgcatgcggatgagagaccttttcaatgtgccgagtgtggcaaaaaatttagagaacgtggaactataataaggcacatgttagtgcattcaggagacaaacctcatgagtgttcagaatgtggaaagagatttagtcgtcttggagatatgaagactcacatgctagtgcattcagaagataaacctcatgagtgtccagaatgtgggaagagattcagtcatcgcagaagtatgaagactcacaggatggtgcattcggatgagagaccttttcaatgtgccgagtgtggcaaaaaatttagattacgtggaattataatagagcacatgttagtgcattcaggagataaacctcatgagtgtccagagtgtgggaagagattcagtcgtgttggaaatatgaagtctcacatgttagtgcattcaggtgacaagccttacgagtgtccagagtgtgggaagaaattcagtcgtcttggacatatgaagaggcacaagatgatacatgcagataataggctaaacactttgagtgtggaagataattaa